tttgcagactgcaaaacacatagtaatgtgcatgtagcctgaacAAGAGCTCCAGATGGTAGCTGAAGGTTTATTGGAAATACAAAACGCAGGacacaagctttttttttttcgctcCAGGCATCTtttaaaaaaacgcagcatgctggagCTTTTGGCATTGTTTTTCAGGTATTGTCACCTACAAACAAGGTGATGTGAAAAACACCTTCAAGAAAATGCTAGATTAACTAATGTGTGCAAAAATTCTGTTAAAAAAGTGGCACAATTAGCAGatctagggggagatttatcaaagaccGATGTTTTACACAGTGCTGCTGGAgaaagcacttaaaggggtattccggttggtacaagttatcccctatccacaggataagcgGGGACAACTTTAAGATCACAAGAACGGAAGCCCCATACCCTCCACAGCTCTCCTAAAATAAACGGAGCGGCTGGTCAAACACGTGTTGGCCTCAcccatctccagaactcccatagaactgTATAGAGCGGCTGTGAACTTGTGCAACTGGCCGCTCTGGTCATTTTAGGGGAGCTGCAAGTGCCGCCCCATTCTCATTAATCGGTGGGAGtcacagtggtaggaccccctagttatcccctatcctgtgaacaGGGATAGCTTGTAGCAACCAGAATACTCCCGTAATTTAGGGCACATTCACACGACATGTTCTGCAGAACACAGATGCCATCTCTGTACGTTCCgcatttgtggaacggaataggCGGCCTATTATAGaaacgcctattcttgtccgcgattgtgcGGGCGGTGTGCCAGAGCTAGGACTCCTGCCCTGGAAACAGGTGTAAAGGTTAGCAAGTTTTTTTGGTCAGGTGCAAGGACTGCCATAGATGCACACCTCCTCATAAATTATAGAAATCTTAAGGCAGTGCAAGGGGTAAACAGATCAGTGTAAAAAGACagacttagtaaatgtgccccaagatTTGTGactactccaaaaaaaaaaaaaaaaaaaaaaaaagtgaaatctttTTCCTCTAGtatacaagcacgaccaccgctgatggattgcagggtggtcataacccctggaaacaagcagtgcataaatgtgatagaaaaatgaatccagcaagcaaaggagacaatacggACAATCActatagtaagtgccttgtattaactttggctACATAAACGCCATTGTCTGAagtcacacaacccctttaagatgtttcCTTGCCGTCCTAAGGAAAATAAATGATCATAAATTGTATGAGGATAAGTTAAgtacagtcagctctgctacagcgTATAAGTTTTGCGCACACAAATCTTACAGGTTGGTACCGGAGACCCATAAACCCCTCCTCACCTGGGTCGCTGTCATCCCTGGCCACCTTCTTGAAGCACTCGTTGAGGGACAGGTTGTGTCGGATGGAGTTCTGCCAGCCAACTTTGCTTTTCCTATAGAAGGGAAAGTTGTCGGCGACATAACCGTAGATCTGGCTGAGGGTCAGCTTCTTCTCAGGGGTGTTCTGAAGAGCCATGGCGATTAAAGCCGAGTAGGAATAAGGAGGTCTCACTATCTGGATCAAGTCATCTTGGTTGGGATAAGTCAACCAGGGCAACTCTGCTGCCCCGTAACCGGTAGAGTGGGTCATGACTTGGGCTTGGCTGTTGGTGTAACTCACTGACAAATATCTGGAGTCATTGCAGTAAGAAGAAGAGTTAACGGCAGGACCTCCAAACCACCAATACGGGTTGGTATTTGGACCTGGATAATCCATTATACCATaccctggtggggtcttctgaggCTGGTGCAGGTTCTGCTGATACAGATTGAAGTTGTCTCCACAGTAGACTGCCATGTCCACCAATTCCTGTGCATAGAAGTATCCTGGCTGGGGACTGGATGAATGCTGCCCATAGGCACTCATACTGATTCCCTCTAAGTTCTGCTTCTAGGGACTC
The sequence above is a segment of the Bufo gargarizans isolate SCDJY-AF-19 chromosome 6, ASM1485885v1, whole genome shotgun sequence genome. Coding sequences within it:
- the FOXI2 gene encoding forkhead box protein I2, with the translated sequence MSAYGQHSSSPQPGYFYAQELVDMAVYCGDNFNLYQQNLHQPQKTPPGYGIMDYPGPNTNPYWWFGGPAVNSSSYCNDSRYLSVSYTNSQAQVMTHSTGYGAAELPWLTYPNQDDLIQIVRPPYSYSALIAMALQNTPEKKLTLSQIYGYVADNFPFYRKSKVGWQNSIRHNLSLNECFKKVARDDSDPGKGNYWTLDPNCEKMFDNGNFRRKRKKKVDNNSGCATEHSEMLDDKSNEKSLRSVSLVGTPESEMTFSPRSSPALDTSPCFDNFTSAMTVPSKHHFTGLSSYPSNNGSQPGDSTGQANFRPKCYPTKQSSLRSSLVNPLHASHILYNREAEV